GGCTTCGTCCTTGGCGGCGGTTTCGAACTGGCACTCGCTTGTGATTTAATCTACGCCGATCCGGAGACGCAGTTCGGATTCCCGGAAGTCGGACTCGGCGTCATGCCGGGAGCAGGCGGAACGCAGCGTTTGACGAAATGTATCGGTCGGACGCGGGCGCTCGAGTGGCTCTTCACCGGTGACCGGATGAAGGCAGAGGAAGCGGAACGACTCGGTATCATCAACCGGGTGACGGCTGACGTCGAAGCGACGGTGCTGGCGATGGCAGAGCGGTTATCGAACCAACCGAGTATGGCGTTACGATTGATCAAGGATGCGGCAAACAAAGCTGTCGATTTATCGTTACAGGATGGGATGGAGCACGAACGCCGTAACTTCTATCTCTTGTTCGCGACAGCCGATCAAACAGAAGGCATGCAAGCATTTCTCGAAAAACGATCACCGATTTTCAATCAACAGGAACAGGAGTGAATACAATGTCGACAGTACATGAAAAAACACTTGAAATGAAACGGTCCGTCTATCACTTGCTCATCAACGGCGAACAAGTTGAGGGCGCAACAGGCGAGACGTTCAAAACATATAATCCGGCAACGGGCGAAGTGATTGCGGATGTCGCAAAAGCATCGAAGGAAGACGCCGATCGTGCCGTTCAAGCGGCACGCGATGCGTTTGATCACGGAAAGTGGAAGATGTGGCCGGTCGGACGTCGGGCACAAATCTTGAATAAGATTGCGAGCATCATGCGTTCCCGTTTCAACGAAATCGTCGAACTGGAGATTCTTGATACGGGGAAATCACTGGCTGCGGCGCAAGGGCAAGTCACGCAAGCGATTGAAGACTTCGAGTTCTATGCAGGTGCGATCGTCGGTCACCGCGGTGTCGTCAATAACGTACCGGGACAATTCCATAACTACACTGAAAAGGAAGCGGTCGGTGTCTGTGCGCAAATCATTCCGTGGAACTATCCGTTGATGATGGCAGCTTGGAAAGTCGCACCAGCAATTGCGGTCGGTTGTTCGGTCGTCGTCAAACCAGCGACATTGACACCTTTGACAGCCATCATTCTCGGTGAGATTTGTCTAGAGGCTGGTGTACCAGCAGGTGTCGTCAACGTCATCCCGGGATCTGGACGCGAGATCGGCAACCATCTCGTCGAACATCCTCACGTCGATAAAGTCGCCTTCACGGGCTCGACTCCAGTCGGAAAAGACATCATGGGACGTGCGTCGGAGACGCTAAAACGAGTCACACTTGAACTCGGTGGAAAATCACCGAACATCGTTTTTGAAGATGCAGACGTAACGGCAGCCGTTGATGGTTCGTTGTTCGGGATCTTCTATAACAGCGGTCAATCGTGTGAAGCGCGCTCGCGCCTGTATGTCCACGAGGAGATCTACGAAGCATTCATGGAACAGTTCGTCGCGAAGACAAAACAACTCGTCCTCGGTAACCCATTCGATAAAGGAACACACGTTGGAGCGATCATTGACCAACAACAAGTCGATGTCATCGATGGATATGTCCAGTCGGCGAAAGCGGACGGGGCAACGATCGTCACAGGCGGTCACGCTTCAGCACCAGAAGGATACGAAAAAGGATTCTGGTACGCACCGACGATCATCACCAACGTCACGCACGAGATGAAAGCGGTCAATGAAGAAATCTTCGGACCGGTCGTCGTCGTCATGCCGTTCAAAGATGAAAAAGAAGCGATTCGTTTAGCAAACGATACGTCGTTCGGACTCGGCTCAGCCGTTTGGACGAAAGACGGCGCGAAAGCGACACGTGTCGCCAATCAAATCAAAGCCGGGATCGTCATGGTCAACTGTCCGTTCTCTGCCTTCCCGGGTACACCGTTTGGTGGCTATAAACAATCGGGCTTCGGTCGTGAACTCTGTATCGAAACACTTGATCTGTACACAGAAACGAAGAGTATCTTGTCGTATTACGGCAGTCGTCCACTCAATCCGTTCGGACTATAAGCAAGAGGGAAGGCTGGAGTTCCGTCGGGAAGTCCAGCCTTTTTTAACAGCACAGGGGATAAGGGGGAAATTAGATGGTAGAACAAATCGTCGTCGTCGGATCCGGCGTCATGGGACGTGGCATTGCGTATGTTGCCGCACACCGCGGATTTCAGGTGACACTCGTTGATATCAAAGAAGCGTATGTTGAAAGTGCGTATCAAGAACTCGAACGTATCGCAGAGAAAGGCATCACGCGAGGCAAGATGTCCGCGAACGAGGTCGAGGGACTATTCGATCGGCTGAGTCTGTCGACGGATTTGGCAACGGCAGCGAAACAAGCGGATCTCATCATTGAAGCGGTACCGGAACAACTGAGCATCAAACAGCAAGTCTTTGAAACGTTAGAAGCACATGCACGACCGGACTGTTATTTTGCGACGAACACGTCGACGATGAGTCCGACGGAAATCGCCTCCTTTACGAACCGGGCGGACCGAGTCATGGCGATGCATTTCTTCAATCCGGTCCATCTGATGCCGCTGATCGAGCTCGTTCGTGGTCTTGAAACGTCGGATGAGACGGTCGCAGCTCTTGAACAGGTAGCGCGTCAGATGCAGAAGGAAACGGTCGTCATCCGTGAGTTTCCGGGGTTCGTGACTTCGCGGATCAGTGCGCTCGTCGGAAACGAAGCGTTCTACATGTTACAAGAAGGACTCGGAACACCAGAAGAGATCGATAAAGCGATCAAACTCGGCTTAAACTATCCGATGGGACCATTCGAACTCGGGGACTTGGTCGGACTCGATACTCGACTCCATAACTTAAAGTATCTGCATGAGAAGCTCGGCGAAAAATACCGTCCGGCACCACTACTCGAACAGTATGTCAAAGCGGGTCGACTCGGTCGTAAAACAGGTCGTGGCGTCTATGACTATACGAATCGTGAGGTGACATCATGAGACGTGTCGCTATCATCGATGCCGTTCGGACACCGATCGGTCGCTATAACGGCGCGTTGCGTCAGGTTCGTCCAGATGACTTAGGAGCACGTGTCATCGAAGCATTGCTTGAACGTAATCCACAAGTCGATCCGAAGACGATCGAGGAAGTCATTTTCGGCAATGCGAATCAGGCGGGAGAAGACAATCGTAACGTCGCCCGGATGTCTGGACTACTAGCTGGTCTACCGGTCGAAGTCACCGGTACGACGATCAATCGCTTATGTGGATCAGGACTCGATGCTGTCATCGCGGCAGCGCGGGGAATTGCCTTAGGTGAAGGCGATATCTATATCGCTGGTGGAACGGAAAGCATGACGCGTGCACCATTCGTTCTCGCGAAGCCGGATCAAGCCAACCCACGTGGCAATCAGACGATGTACGATACGACGATTGGTTGGCGTTTCGTCAATGATCGTTTAGCAGATCAATACGGAACGGATTCGATGCCGGAAACAGCTGAGAACGTCGCCCGTCAGTACGGCATCTCGCGCGAAGCACAGGATGACTTTGCGTTTGAGAGCCAGCAACGCGCAAAACAAGCGATCGAGGCAAATCGCTTTACTGAGGAACTAGTTGCGGTCACGCAGACGGACCGGAAAGGTAACGTCAGCGTCTTCGACCGCGATGAACATCCCCGTCCTGAGACGACGCGTGAGAAACTGTCGACGCTTCGTCCGTTATTCCCGAACGGTACCGTGACAGCGGGAAATGCATCTGGCGTCAACGACGGTGCGTCGGCGCTGTTATTGATGAGTGAAGAAAAAGCGAAGGCACTCGGTTTGACACCTCTCGGGTATTATCGAGCGAGTGCGACAGCAGGGGTCGAACCTGCCATCATGGGCATTGGACCGATCGACGCGACAAAAAAAGTCCTCCGGCGGGCAGGGTTGACGGTCGAACAGCTCGATCAGATCGAGTTAAACGAAGCCTTTGCGGCTCAAAGTCTTGCTTGTATCGAAGTACTTGGTCTACCGACAGAAAAAGTCAACGTCAATGGCGGAGCGATCGCCTTCGGTCATCCACTCGGTGCAAGTGGTGCTCGGATTTTGACGACATTATTGCATGAGATGCGCCGGACGAACCGGACGTATGGTCTTGCGACGATGTGTGTCGGAGTCGGACAAGGGATTGCCCTCGTCGTCGATCGGGAGGGACTCATATGATTCACTTAGAACGAGAAGGCTATATCGCGATCGTCCGGATTGATCGCCCGGAACGCTTAAACTGTCTCGATTACCCGACGCTTGTCGCCTTGCAGGAACAAGTCGATGCGTTGTCGGTCGACTCGGAAGCGCGGGTCGTCCTGTTCACCGGAACCGGTAAAGCTTTCAGTGCAGGCGCCGATTTAAAAGAACGCGTGCAGTTTAATGAAGAAGAAGTCCGACGTAATGTCCTTGCGATTCGCAACGTCTTCACGTCGATCGCACAATTACCCCAACCGACAATCGCTGCCGTCAATGGGCACGCGCTCGGTGGTGGCTTTGAATGGATCCTTGCCTGTGATTTCCGCTTTCTCGTCGAGGATGCCCTCGTCGGGTTGACGGAGACTAGCTTCGGAATCATTCCTGGGGCTGGCGGAACACAACGCTTGCCGCGATTGATTGGGGAGACACGGGCGAAGGAATTGATCTTCACAGCGAAAAAAATCGATGCGATGACGGCAGAACGTTACGGACTCGCGACCGCTGTCGTCGCCCGGGAAGCGTTGATGACGACGTGTCTTGAGTTTGCCCATCAAATGTTACAAAACGGTCCCATCGCCTTGCGTCAAGCGAAGCGAGCGATTGATCAAGGGCGGGATGTCTCGCTCGAACGAGGACTACAGCTCGAAACGGAAGCCTATGAAGTCGTCATCCCGACCGCAGATCGTCAGGAAGCGCTACAAGCCTTCGCTGAAAAACGGGCACCACGCTTTGAAGGAAGATGAGGATGGTCGACGTTTGAAATAACCCGTATACTAACGATACACACTATGAACGACTGAAGAGAGAGTGAATACCATGAGTGCGAACACCCAATCAATGATTTTTACGATTTACGGCGATTATATCCGGCATTACGGCAATCACATCTGGGTCGGGAGTTTAATTCGACTCGTCAAAGAGTTCGGACATAACGAACAAGCCGTTCGGGTCGCGGTATCCCGAGTGGTTAAACAAGGCTGGCTCGTCTCTGAGAAGCAAGGAAGTAAAAGTTTCTATTCGTTGACGCCACGTGGAGTGAAGCGAATGGAGGAAGCCGCGCGCCGGATCTATAAATCAACACCGCACGACTGGGACGGGAAGTGGCGGACGCTGATGTACACGATTCCCGAGGATAAGCGACAAATTCGCGACGAGCTTCGTAAAGAACTGACGTGGAGTGGGTTTGGCAACTTATCGAACGGGGTCTGGATTTCACCGAACCCGCTTGAAAAAGAGGCGGAACGATTGATTGAAGCATACGAAATCGAAGAGTATGTCGATTTCTTTGTCGGTGAATACCATGGTCCAAAACAGGACCAATCCCTCGTCGAGCGTGCGTTTCCGCTAGAGGAATTGCAGGAACGTTACGAGACGTTCATCACGGATTATAGCCGGCAATACATCGTCCATCAGAGTCAGCTCCAACTCGGAGAAATGACGGATGAACAGTGTTTCGTCGAACGGACGATGCTCGTGCATGAGTACCGGAAGTTCCTTTTCACGGATCCGGGATTACCGCAGGAACTGTTACCAGATGCTTGGAGCGGACACCATGCGGCGCTCTTGTTCGAACAGTATTACCGATTGCTCGCACAGCCAGCGAGTCGGTTCTTCGAATCAATCTTTGAAGAGACGCACGATGTGTCACAACGCAGTGCTTCGTACGACGCAGCGGAACACCCGCTGTTTGCGGAGCGATAAGAACAATACATGAAAGAGCGGGACGGATCAGTTGATCCGCCCCGCATTCGTGTCATTCAGATGTATTCTGTTCAGCTGATTCTGCGAGGATGTTTCGGAAGGCATATCCTTTATCGACGTAAGAATCAATCGACTCCTGAATCATCGCGAGATCTGCTTCTGTTAGTTCACGCACGACTTTACCGGGTGAGCCGATGATCAGCGAACGGGGTGGGAAAACTTTTCCCGACGGAATCAACGTATTCGCCCCGATGATGCATTCTTCACCGATGTCTGCGTGATCAAGAACGGTTGCACCCATTCCGACGATCGAACGACGTCCGATTTTGCAACCGTGTAAAATCGCGTTATGTCCGACCGTCACTTCATCTTCAATGACGACGGGTGCCCCTTCATAGAGATGAATCGTCGCGTTGTCCTGGATACTGCATCGTTTCCCAATCGTAATCGGTCCTTCGTCACCGCGTAAGACAGCGTTGAACCAGACGGTAGACTCGGAACCGATCGTCACGTCTCCGATCAGATAAGCACCAGGAGCGATGAATACATCGGAGGCGACGTTCGGATGAATCGATTGATACGGAATTTTCATAACAGAATGACCTCGTTTCTATAATAAGATGAATTACTATTCATTCCATATCAGTATAGCATGTGCGTGAAGGCGAGAACGGAGGGAAGACATGTTTCCGATTTGTGAGATCTTTAAAATTCGGTATCCTTTGATCCAAGGAGGAATGGGTAACATTAGTCATGCGGCACTCACGGCAGCGGTGTCGAATGCCGGAGGACTCGGAACGCTCGGGTGCGGGACATTGTCGGTCGATGAAGTGGCGTCGCGGATCCACGAGACACGAATGCTGACGGATCAACCATTTGCCTTGAATATCGCGATTCGGGTGTCTCCCTATACGGAAGCACTGATTGATCTCGCGATTGCAGAAAAGGTCCCGGTCGTCTCCTTGTCGGCCGGAAACCCGGCTCCGTACATAGAGCGACTTCAAGCTGCCGGCATCAAAACTATCGCCGTCGTCGCCTCGGTCAAACAGGCGTTAAAGGCAGAACAGGCAGGTGCTGATGTACTCGTAGCGGAGGGAGTTGAAGCGGCAGGCATCAATTCGCCGCTCGAGTTAACGACGCTGACCTTGATTCCGCAGCTCGTCGACCGGGTCAACCTTCCCGTCCTTGCAGCGGGTGGAATCGGTGACGGTCGTGGACTGGCAGCTGTTCTGTTACTTGGTGCGGCTGGCGCCCAACTCGGAACACGGTTGATCGCGACGGAAGAGGCGAAGGTTCATTCGGCATACAAGGCGCACTTAATGGAGGCGACCGATACCGATACACGCATCATCGGACGTTCCGTCGGATTCGTCCGACGTGTCCTTGATGGTCCTTACGTCGAACGACTCACAGCAGAGACACCTGCTGCTTTTCTCGATCAGACGAATGAGTCGTATCATATCAGAGGTGCTCTTGAGGGCGATGAGGAGAAAGGGTATGTCAACGCTGGACTGGTTGCGGGATTGATTCATGACGTGCCGACTGTTGCGGAGTTGTTTACGCGCATGATGACGGAAGCAGAGGAACAGCTGAAACAAACGACGACTC
This region of Exiguobacterium acetylicum DSM 20416 genomic DNA includes:
- a CDS encoding enoyl-CoA hydratase/isomerase family protein — translated: MPTQQYVKTEMVDRIGRIRLDRTARYNALNRTMVREIVEAMEAFDRDDRVTVIVLTGNGKSFSAGADIEEMLEATPISMELLDPFADWDRISRIKKPIIAGVHGFVLGGGFELALACDLIYADPETQFGFPEVGLGVMPGAGGTQRLTKCIGRTRALEWLFTGDRMKAEEAERLGIINRVTADVEATVLAMAERLSNQPSMALRLIKDAANKAVDLSLQDGMEHERRNFYLLFATADQTEGMQAFLEKRSPIFNQQEQE
- a CDS encoding aldehyde dehydrogenase family protein; translation: MSTVHEKTLEMKRSVYHLLINGEQVEGATGETFKTYNPATGEVIADVAKASKEDADRAVQAARDAFDHGKWKMWPVGRRAQILNKIASIMRSRFNEIVELEILDTGKSLAAAQGQVTQAIEDFEFYAGAIVGHRGVVNNVPGQFHNYTEKEAVGVCAQIIPWNYPLMMAAWKVAPAIAVGCSVVVKPATLTPLTAIILGEICLEAGVPAGVVNVIPGSGREIGNHLVEHPHVDKVAFTGSTPVGKDIMGRASETLKRVTLELGGKSPNIVFEDADVTAAVDGSLFGIFYNSGQSCEARSRLYVHEEIYEAFMEQFVAKTKQLVLGNPFDKGTHVGAIIDQQQVDVIDGYVQSAKADGATIVTGGHASAPEGYEKGFWYAPTIITNVTHEMKAVNEEIFGPVVVVMPFKDEKEAIRLANDTSFGLGSAVWTKDGAKATRVANQIKAGIVMVNCPFSAFPGTPFGGYKQSGFGRELCIETLDLYTETKSILSYYGSRPLNPFGL
- a CDS encoding 3-hydroxyacyl-CoA dehydrogenase, whose protein sequence is MVEQIVVVGSGVMGRGIAYVAAHRGFQVTLVDIKEAYVESAYQELERIAEKGITRGKMSANEVEGLFDRLSLSTDLATAAKQADLIIEAVPEQLSIKQQVFETLEAHARPDCYFATNTSTMSPTEIASFTNRADRVMAMHFFNPVHLMPLIELVRGLETSDETVAALEQVARQMQKETVVIREFPGFVTSRISALVGNEAFYMLQEGLGTPEEIDKAIKLGLNYPMGPFELGDLVGLDTRLHNLKYLHEKLGEKYRPAPLLEQYVKAGRLGRKTGRGVYDYTNREVTS
- a CDS encoding acetyl-CoA C-acyltransferase; the protein is MRRVAIIDAVRTPIGRYNGALRQVRPDDLGARVIEALLERNPQVDPKTIEEVIFGNANQAGEDNRNVARMSGLLAGLPVEVTGTTINRLCGSGLDAVIAAARGIALGEGDIYIAGGTESMTRAPFVLAKPDQANPRGNQTMYDTTIGWRFVNDRLADQYGTDSMPETAENVARQYGISREAQDDFAFESQQRAKQAIEANRFTEELVAVTQTDRKGNVSVFDRDEHPRPETTREKLSTLRPLFPNGTVTAGNASGVNDGASALLLMSEEKAKALGLTPLGYYRASATAGVEPAIMGIGPIDATKKVLRRAGLTVEQLDQIELNEAFAAQSLACIEVLGLPTEKVNVNGGAIAFGHPLGASGARILTTLLHEMRRTNRTYGLATMCVGVGQGIALVVDREGLI
- a CDS encoding enoyl-CoA hydratase-related protein, with the translated sequence MIHLEREGYIAIVRIDRPERLNCLDYPTLVALQEQVDALSVDSEARVVLFTGTGKAFSAGADLKERVQFNEEEVRRNVLAIRNVFTSIAQLPQPTIAAVNGHALGGGFEWILACDFRFLVEDALVGLTETSFGIIPGAGGTQRLPRLIGETRAKELIFTAKKIDAMTAERYGLATAVVAREALMTTCLEFAHQMLQNGPIALRQAKRAIDQGRDVSLERGLQLETEAYEVVIPTADRQEALQAFAEKRAPRFEGR
- the paaX gene encoding phenylacetic acid degradation operon negative regulatory protein PaaX, which codes for MSANTQSMIFTIYGDYIRHYGNHIWVGSLIRLVKEFGHNEQAVRVAVSRVVKQGWLVSEKQGSKSFYSLTPRGVKRMEEAARRIYKSTPHDWDGKWRTLMYTIPEDKRQIRDELRKELTWSGFGNLSNGVWISPNPLEKEAERLIEAYEIEEYVDFFVGEYHGPKQDQSLVERAFPLEELQERYETFITDYSRQYIVHQSQLQLGEMTDEQCFVERTMLVHEYRKFLFTDPGLPQELLPDAWSGHHAALLFEQYYRLLAQPASRFFESIFEETHDVSQRSASYDAAEHPLFAER
- a CDS encoding gamma carbonic anhydrase family protein — translated: MKIPYQSIHPNVASDVFIAPGAYLIGDVTIGSESTVWFNAVLRGDEGPITIGKRCSIQDNATIHLYEGAPVVIEDEVTVGHNAILHGCKIGRRSIVGMGATVLDHADIGEECIIGANTLIPSGKVFPPRSLIIGSPGKVVRELTEADLAMIQESIDSYVDKGYAFRNILAESAEQNTSE
- a CDS encoding NAD(P)H-dependent flavin oxidoreductase — translated: MFPICEIFKIRYPLIQGGMGNISHAALTAAVSNAGGLGTLGCGTLSVDEVASRIHETRMLTDQPFALNIAIRVSPYTEALIDLAIAEKVPVVSLSAGNPAPYIERLQAAGIKTIAVVASVKQALKAEQAGADVLVAEGVEAAGINSPLELTTLTLIPQLVDRVNLPVLAAGGIGDGRGLAAVLLLGAAGAQLGTRLIATEEAKVHSAYKAHLMEATDTDTRIIGRSVGFVRRVLDGPYVERLTAETPAAFLDQTNESYHIRGALEGDEEKGYVNAGLVAGLIHDVPTVAELFTRMMTEAEEQLKQTTTRFTT